A single region of the Xiphias gladius isolate SHS-SW01 ecotype Sanya breed wild chromosome 17, ASM1685928v1, whole genome shotgun sequence genome encodes:
- the stag2a gene encoding cohesin subunit SA-2a, whose amino-acid sequence MIAAQDLHTEFQFPQEADSQLSSDTDLEDPEGKNAKAGKGTTAKKRRKALGDKAKGGGAGRVPGLGWVNGHHQENGMENMTLFEVVKMGKSATQSVVDDWIEAYKNDRDVALLDLINFFIQCSGCKGAVSGEMFRHMQNSEIIRKMTEEFDEDSGDYPLTLSGPQWKKFRISFCDFIVVLVRQCQYSIIYDEYMMDTVISLLTGLSDSQVRAFRHTSTLAAMKLMTALVNVALNLSINMDNTQRQYEAERNKVIAKRANDRLELLLQKRKELQENQDEIENMMNAIFKGVFVHRYRDAIAEIRAICIEEIGVWMKLYSDAFLNDSYLKYVGWTMHDKQGEVRLKCLTALQGLYYNRELSARLELFTSRFKDRIVSMTLDKEYDVAVQAIKLLTLVLQSSDEVLTAEDCESVYHLVYSAHRPIAVSAGEFLFKKLFSHRGPEEEGLPRRGRQSLNGSLIKTTVFFFLESELHEHGAYLVDSLWECASELLKDWETMISLLLDEPMTGEEALTDRQETALVEIMLCAIRQACECHPPVGRGTGKRVLTAKEKKTQLDDRTRITEMFAVALPLLLAKYCVDIDKVTNLLQIPKYFDLDIYTTGRLEKHLDALLRQIWEVVDKHTDTEVLEACSTTYHYLCNEEFTIFNRVDIARSQLLDELVDKFSRLLEDFLQEGEEPDDDDAYHVLSTLKKITAFHNAHDLSKWDLFTSNYRLLNTGLQNGDMPEQIVIHAMQCTHYIILWHLAKVSDGSSLKGDMVTLRKQMRAFSLICQRYLNSINTAVKEQAFTILCDLLLIFSHQIMSSGREQLEPLLYTPDSSLQAELLDFILDQVFIDQDDDNNSTDGQQDDEASKIEALHKRRNLLAAYCKLIIYNVVEINTGADIFKQYMRYYNDYGDIIKETMSKTRQIDKVQCAKTLILSLQKLFNEMLSELGFNFDRSSSSFCGIKELARRFSLTFGLDQLKTREAIAMLHKDGIEFAFKEPSPQGEGSPPLNLAFLDILSEFSSKLIRQDKRTVHMYLERFMTFQMALQREDCWLPLISYRNSLQAGGDDDTMSVISGISSRGSTIRSKKSKPATASKRKLPEEENSCSSSDAVWMNREQNVQTPVMMHSPHLTSTVLRDPKKMRPEDGYTTAYTLPTEQHPHQPVPTQQQPHHHHQAAIDYNTQVTWMLTQRQQAEARQQQERVSMHYAKMRNHMQQAIRRGSGLMEDDEEPIVEDVMMSSEDRLEDINEGMDFDTMDIDLPASKNRRERTELKPDYFDPSSIMDDSVLNVSMY is encoded by the exons atgatAGCAGCGCAGGATTTGCACACAGAGTTTCAGTTTCCTCA AGAGGCAGATTCTCAGTTGTCTTCAGATACTGACCTTGAGGATCCTGAAGGCAAAAATGCGAAGGCAGGAAAGGGCACG ACAGccaaaaaaaggaggaaggcGCTTGGTGACAAGGCCAAAGGTGGGGGAGCAGGGAGGGTCCCTGGTCTTGGCTGGGTGAATGGCCATCATCAGGAGAACGGGATGGAGAATATGACCCTTTTTGAGGTGGTTAAAATGGGGAAGAGTGCCACACAG TCTGTTGTTGATGACTGGATTGAGGCATACAAAAATGACAGGGACGTTGCTCTCTTGGACTTAATCAACTTCTTTATTCAGTGCTCTGGCTGTAAAG GTGCTGTGAGTGGAGAGATGTTCAGACATATGCAGAACTCCGAGATCATTCGAAAAATGACAGAGGAGTTTGATGAG GACAGCGGTGACTATCCACTAACTCTGTCAGGGCCACAGTGGAAGAAATTCAGGATAAGCTTCTGTGACTTCATCGTTGTTCTGGTGCGTCAATGTCAGTACAGCATCATCTACGATGAGTATATGATGGACACAGTCATCTCCCTGCTCACTGGCCTGTCCGACTCACAGGTCAGGGCATTTAGACATACAAGCACACTCGCAG CCATGAAATTGATGACAGCCTTGGTGAATGTCGCTTTGAACCTGAGCATCAATATGgacaacacacagagacagtaTGAGGCGGAGAGGAACAAGGTCATTGCTAAAAGGGCCAATGATAGATTGGAGCTCCTGTTACAGAAGCGTAAAgag cttcaAGAAAATCAAGATGAAATTGAAAACATGATGAATGCAATTTTCAAAGGCGTGTTTGTTCACAGATATCG TGATGCCATTGCTGAAATCCGAGCTATTTGTATTGAGGAGATTGGAGTGTGGATGAAGCTGTATAGTGACGCCTTCCTCAATGACAGTTACCTGAAGTATGTTGGCTGGACAATGCATGACAAG CAAGGTGAGGTGCGACTGAAGTGCCTGACTGCCCTGCAAGGCCTCTACTACAACAGAGAGCTCAGTGCTCGATTGGAGCTCTTCACAAGTCGCTTCAAG GACCGCATTGTGTCTATGACTCTGGATAAGGAATATGATGTTGCAGTGCAAGCCATTAAACTTCTGACCCTTGTCTTACA GAGTAGTGATGAGGTCCTGACAGCAGAGGATTGTGAGAGTGTATATCACCTGGTTTACTCAGCACATCGACCCATTGCTGTTTCAGCAGGAGAATTTCTGTTTAAGAA GCTCTTTAGTCATCGAGGTCCAGAGGAGGAGGGATTACCCAGGAGGGGCAGGCAAAGCCTTAACGGCAGCCTTATCAAAACtactgtcttcttcttcttggagAGTGAG CTCCATGAACATGGGGCCTACTTGGTGGATAGCTTGTGGGAGTGTGCGTCGGAGCTGCTGAAGGACTGGGAGACTATGATTAGCCTGCTGCTAGATGAGCCCATGACAGGGGAGGAAG CCCTGACTGATCGCCAGGAGACGGCTCTGGTGGAGATAATGCTCTGTGCCATTCGGCAGGCTTGTGAATGCCACCCTCCAGTAGGCAGAGGCACAGGGAAGAGG GTCCTGACTgcaaaggagaagaaaacacagctgGATGATCGGACACGGATCACAGAGATGTTTGCCGTTGCATTGCCTCTGTTACTGGCAAAG TACTGCGTTGATATTGATAAGGTGACCAATTTGCTACAAATACCAAAGTACTTTGATCTTGACATCTACACAACTGGCCGGTTAGAAAAG CATTTGGACGCCTTGCTGCGGCAAATCTGGGAGGTGGTGGAtaagcacacagacactgagGTCCTGGAGGCCTGCTCTACCACCTACCACTATCTCTGCAACGAAGAATTCACCATCTTCAACCGCGTGGACATTGCCCGCTCCCAGCTTCTCGATGAGCTTGTAGACAAGTTCAGTAGACTCCTGGAGGACTTCCTGCAAGAG GGTGAAGAaccagatgatgatgatgcctACCATGTTTTATCTACACTCAAGAAGATCACCGCTTTCCACAA tGCACATGACCTCTCCAAGTGGGATCTCTTCACCAGCAACTACAGGCTACTCAACACAGGTCTGCAGAATGGAGATATGCCTGAACAG ATTGTGATTCATGCAATGCAGTGCACACATTACATTATCCTGTGGCATCTAGCAAAGGTTTCTGATGGCAGTTCATTAAAG GGCGATATGGTGACCTTGAGGAAGCAAATGAGAGCCTTCTCCTTAATTTGTCAGCGTTACCTAAACAGCATCAACACTGCAGTCAAAGAGCAG GCCTTCACCATACTATGTGATCTGCTATTGATCTTCAGTCATCAAATTATGTCTTCAGGCCGGGAACAACTGGAGCCTCTGCTCTATACGCCAGACTCTTCTTTGCAGGCAGAGCTGCTCGACTTCATCCTGGATCAAGTGTTCATTGATCAGGATGATGACAACAACAGCACAG acGGACAGCAAGATGATGAAGCCAGTAAAATTGAGGCTCTGCATAAGCGAAGAAACCTTCTAGCTGCCTATTGCAAATTAATCATTTACAATGTTGTGGAAATTAACACTGGAGCAGATATATTTAAACAGTACATGAGG TATTACAACGACTATGGGGATATCATCAAGGAAACTATGAGTAAAACGAGACAAATCGACAAAGTACAATGTGCAAAGACACTCATATTGAGCCTGCAAAAG TTGTTCAATGAGATGTTGTCTGAACTTGGCTTCAATTTTGACCGCTCATCATCATCCTTCTGTGGCATTAAAGAGCTTGCCCGACGCTTCTCATTAACTTTTGGCTTGGATCAGTTGAAGACCAGAGAGGCCATTGCCATGTTACACAA GGATGGAATTGAGTTTGCTTTTAAAGAACCTAGTCCCCAAGGAGAGGGGAGTCCACCACTTAATCTAGCGTTTTTGGATATCCTGAGCGAGTTCTCTAGCAAACTAATCCGACAGGACAAGAGAACAGT TCACATGTACCTGGAGCGATTCATGACGTTTCAGATGGCCCTGCAGAGAGAAGACTGCTGGCTGCCCCTCATCTCCTACAGGAACTCCCTGCAGGCTGGTGGGGATGATGACACCATGTCTGTCATCAGTGGGATCAGCAGTCGGGGGTCCACCATCAGGAGTAAGAAGTCCAAGCCAGCCACTGCTAGCAAAAGGAAACTGCCTGAAG AAGagaacagctgcagcagtagcGATGCAGTCTGGATGAACCGTGAGCAGAACGTGCAGACGCCAGTGATGATGCATTCGCCCCACCTCACCTCTACTGTGCTGAGGGATCCAAAGAAGATGAGGCCAGAAGACGGCTACACGACCGCATACACATTGCCGACAGAGCAGCATCCCCATCAGCCTGTGCCTACCCAGCAACAGCCACACCATCACCACCAGGCTGCCATTGATTACAA TACCCAGGTTACTTGGATGTTGACGCAGAGGCAACAAGCTGAGGCCCGTCAGCAGCAAGAACGGGTCAGCATGCACTATGCCAAGATGAGGAACCACATGCAGCAAGCAAT TCGCCGAGGCTCGGGACTCATGGAAGACGATGAGGAGCCAATAGTGGAAGATGTGATGATGTCATCGGAGGACCGCTTGGAGGACATCAATGAGGGCATGGATTTCGACACGATGGACATCGATTTG CCAGCATCAAAGAATCGCAGAGAAAGAACCGAACTAAAGCCAGACTACTTTGATCCATCTTCCATCATGGATGATTCA gTTCTCAACGTTTCAATGTACTGA
- the epd gene encoding ependymin codes for MYAAVTLFVFVCMTATAHAEHHQPCHSPNMTGSMAVITMKGEVKASGAFTYDSMGKRLRFRSNESHPLNSSMGLDLLMFFEEGIFYEIDSKNQSCEKKALQCTMHPLAIPDDARFLATLNVGNPSIEGEGLKVNVWTGSMSDMKGQYSMSVTMGCLPLSVLYFSEPTSFLISHSDIEIEIKDPDLLVVPTFCQGQPVEETPEGTVNSFLNSFM; via the exons ATGTACGCAGCTGTTACGCTCTTCGTCTTCGTGTGCATGACTGCGACCGCCCATGCCGAGCACCATCAGCCTTGTC ATTCACCCAATATGACAGGATCCATGGCTGTG ATTACCATGAAGGGTGAAGTAAAGGCATCTGGTGCATTCACTTACGATTCAATGGGCAAGAGACTACGGTTCAGATCAAACGAGAGCCACCCCTTAAACAGCTCCATGGGTTTGGATCTACTGATGTTTTTTGAAGAG GGGATATTCTATGAGATTGACAGCAAAAACCAGAGCTGTGAGAAAAAAGCATTGCAATGCACCATGCATCCTCTAGCTATCCCCGATGATGCCAGGTTTTTGGCTACGCTGAACGTTGGGAATCCATCCATTGAAGGGGAGGGATTAAAAGTCAATGTATGGACAGGATCAATGTCAGACATGAAAG gcCAATACTCTATGTCTGTAACTATGGGATGTTTGCCTTTGAGCGTATTGTACTTCAGTGAGCCCACATCCTTCTTAATCAg CCACTCTGACATTGAAATCGAGATCAAGGATCCTGATCTCCTCGTGGTGCCTACCTTTTGTCAGGGACAGCCTGTGGAAGAGACACCTGAAGGGACAGTAAACAGTTTCCTCAATAGTTTCATGTAG